From a single Azospirillum fermentarium genomic region:
- the fdxB gene encoding ferredoxin III, nif-specific — translation MSDFVTGQTRGGGSWTPKFVETIDQKQCIGCGRCYKVCGRDVLELIGITEDGDIVDAFDDEAEKKVMSVKEQNNCIGCESCSKVCSKSCITHKPLAA, via the coding sequence GTCACCGGCCAGACCCGCGGCGGCGGTTCCTGGACTCCGAAGTTCGTCGAGACCATCGACCAGAAGCAGTGCATCGGCTGCGGCCGCTGCTACAAGGTCTGTGGCCGTGACGTGCTGGAACTGATCGGCATCACCGAGGACGGCGACATCGTGGACGCCTTCGACGACGAGGCGGAAAAGAAGGTGATGAGCGTCAAGGAGCAGAACAACTGCATCGGCTGTGAAAGCTGCTCCAAGGTCTGTTCCAAGAGCTGTATTACCCACAAGCCGCTGGCGGCCTGA
- a CDS encoding nitrogen fixation protein NifQ, whose protein sequence is MGHVPVSSDLTPAALYQWLLDRQACCNIFDAHIFACILACRLPLGPAAVGLTLPELTRLLARYFPAALADGLPLSAAAWTAAPSAPPLSPLLAAEVTDLAALMLDHRAQDAEEEGWMAVLVARACLDTAPLWDALGLAGRRDLDALMQRHFPALSHRNGGGQGWRPFLYRLLCLDSGLIPCGTDHCTDCGAGPVCLGWVEW, encoded by the coding sequence ATGGGTCATGTGCCTGTGTCTTCGGACCTTACGCCGGCGGCGCTGTACCAGTGGCTGCTGGACCGTCAGGCGTGCTGCAATATCTTCGACGCCCACATTTTCGCCTGCATCCTGGCCTGCCGGCTGCCGCTGGGGCCTGCGGCGGTGGGGTTGACCCTGCCGGAGCTGACCCGGCTGCTGGCCCGCTATTTCCCCGCCGCCCTGGCCGACGGGCTGCCGCTGAGCGCCGCCGCCTGGACCGCCGCGCCGTCCGCCCCGCCGCTCTCCCCCCTGCTGGCCGCCGAGGTGACGGATCTGGCCGCCCTGATGCTGGACCACCGGGCGCAGGACGCCGAGGAGGAGGGGTGGATGGCCGTGCTGGTGGCGCGGGCCTGCCTGGACACGGCCCCGCTGTGGGACGCGCTGGGGCTGGCGGGCCGCCGCGACCTGGACGCGCTGATGCAGCGCCATTTCCCGGCCCTCAGCCACCGCAACGGCGGCGGCCAGGGCTGGCGCCCGTTCCTCTATCGCCTGCTGTGCCTGGACAGCGGCCTCATCCCCTGCGGCACCGACCACTGCACCGATTGCGGCGCCGGGCCGGTGTGTCTGGGCTGGGTGGAGTGGTAA
- a CDS encoding methyl-accepting chemotaxis protein, with amino-acid sequence MPDFAEPYRAGLAEPDRIAAALTAIGGALGRVTGSADQTFLDIGGTLGRAVDVFGRLSATLAALGDQLHGDDAARAILSMEQAMQATTRLSEGDNRAAPLLLRLQELTQEAGKQLSGLQGVLGEVAALAINGKIQAVQVAARGLDFSVFTSEVGRLGQLAQQATGQVAIRLHTVNAGIASARTAAADFERNEAAELGSVRQRLTESLSALARRRQMAARAAETVATHSQQVSRRIAATVAELQVNDNVSQRLEHVRTALRTLCTPGAGDDALAAAAILLQARQLRGGAEDYRAEVEGLIRNLRALAADAAAIQAEAETAFSGSGGGLFMQDIARDIARAGQLLGAYAGARQRIQGVVDQVSQAFQAMAADLAKIRSIDADMRIMGLNATLKCGRLGTEGRALGVVAHELRANSKRTEECTQAIAAILARIMELSGELAAASEAEHAIERTIPLDVMTESADALTALGDSLSAALDTLRAETAAVAQGLGGTAGGITIHHQVASAALDAAARLETLVPADSAAVAGPAVRDELARRLQPLYTMERERAIHRALLGGDGLLTPPPAASPAAQAEDDIDSLFF; translated from the coding sequence ATGCCGGATTTTGCAGAACCGTACCGGGCCGGATTGGCCGAGCCGGACCGCATCGCCGCCGCTCTGACCGCCATCGGCGGCGCGCTGGGCCGTGTGACCGGCAGCGCCGACCAGACCTTCCTGGACATCGGCGGCACGCTGGGCCGCGCGGTGGACGTGTTCGGGCGGCTGTCGGCCACGCTGGCGGCCCTGGGGGACCAGCTTCATGGGGACGACGCGGCCCGCGCGATCCTGTCCATGGAACAGGCGATGCAGGCCACCACCCGCCTGTCGGAGGGGGATAACCGGGCGGCACCGCTGCTGCTGCGGCTGCAGGAGCTGACGCAGGAGGCGGGCAAGCAGCTTTCCGGCCTTCAGGGCGTTCTGGGCGAGGTCGCGGCCCTGGCCATCAACGGCAAGATCCAGGCGGTGCAGGTGGCGGCGCGGGGGCTCGATTTCTCGGTCTTCACCAGCGAGGTGGGGCGGCTGGGCCAGCTTGCCCAGCAGGCGACCGGGCAGGTGGCCATCCGTCTGCACACGGTGAACGCCGGCATCGCCTCGGCCCGCACCGCGGCGGCGGATTTCGAACGGAACGAGGCCGCCGAGCTTGGCAGCGTGCGCCAGCGCCTGACCGAAAGCCTGTCGGCCCTGGCCCGGCGGCGCCAGATGGCCGCCCGCGCGGCGGAAACCGTCGCCACCCATTCGCAGCAGGTGTCCCGCCGCATCGCCGCCACCGTGGCCGAGCTGCAGGTCAACGACAACGTGAGCCAGCGCCTGGAGCATGTGCGCACCGCCCTGCGCACCCTGTGCACGCCCGGCGCCGGGGATGATGCGCTGGCCGCCGCCGCCATCCTGCTCCAGGCCCGCCAGTTGCGCGGCGGGGCGGAGGATTACCGGGCCGAGGTGGAGGGGCTGATCCGCAACCTCCGCGCCCTGGCCGCCGATGCCGCCGCCATCCAGGCGGAAGCGGAAACCGCCTTTTCCGGCAGCGGCGGCGGGCTGTTCATGCAGGACATCGCCCGCGACATCGCCCGCGCCGGCCAGCTTCTGGGGGCCTATGCCGGGGCGCGCCAGCGCATCCAGGGGGTGGTCGATCAGGTGTCCCAGGCGTTTCAGGCCATGGCCGCCGATCTGGCGAAGATCCGGTCCATCGACGCCGACATGCGCATCATGGGGCTGAACGCCACCTTGAAATGCGGACGGCTGGGCACCGAGGGGCGGGCGCTGGGGGTGGTGGCCCACGAACTGCGCGCCAACAGCAAGCGCACCGAGGAATGCACCCAGGCCATTGCCGCCATCCTGGCCCGGATCATGGAGCTGTCCGGCGAACTGGCCGCGGCGTCGGAGGCGGAACACGCCATCGAACGCACCATCCCCCTGGACGTGATGACGGAATCCGCCGACGCCCTGACCGCGCTGGGCGACAGCCTGTCGGCGGCGCTGGACACGCTGCGGGCGGAAACCGCGGCGGTGGCCCAGGGGCTGGGCGGCACCGCCGGCGGCATCACCATTCACCATCAGGTGGCCTCGGCGGCGCTGGACGCGGCGGCGCGGCTGGAAACCCTGGTTCCGGCGGACAGCGCCGCGGTGGCGGGACCGGCGGTGCGGGACGAGCTGGCCCGCCGGCTCCAGCCGCTCTACACCATGGAGCGGGAGCGGGCGATCCACCGGGCCCTTCTGGGCGGCGACGGTCTGCTGACGCCGCCCCCCGCCGCCAGCCCGGCGGCCCAGGCGGAGGACGATATCGACAGCCTGTTCTTCTGA
- a CDS encoding chemotaxis protein CheW has translation MATAAALSASTQYVTLGIDREVFAIDVALVQEILDLCPISRIPNAPPALMGMIDVRHRTVPVIDLRTKLGLPPVPPTPSSRIIVLDVPLNGRMVIMGLLADRVYEVTPLSEHPMEDAPDIGVRWQSQFIKGVGRHGDRFVIVLDVSHLFGSDETMLLVPAASVAAG, from the coding sequence ATGGCCACAGCCGCAGCGCTCAGCGCATCCACCCAGTACGTCACCCTGGGCATCGACCGGGAGGTGTTCGCCATCGACGTCGCGCTGGTCCAGGAGATCCTGGATCTCTGCCCCATCAGCCGCATCCCCAACGCGCCGCCCGCCCTGATGGGGATGATCGACGTCCGGCACCGCACGGTGCCGGTCATCGACCTGCGGACCAAGCTGGGGCTGCCGCCGGTTCCCCCCACCCCGTCCTCGCGCATCATCGTTCTGGACGTGCCGTTGAACGGGCGCATGGTGATCATGGGCCTGCTGGCCGACCGGGTGTACGAGGTCACGCCCCTGTCGGAGCACCCCATGGAGGACGCGCCCGACATCGGTGTGCGCTGGCAGTCGCAGTTCATCAAGGGGGTGGGGCGGCACGGCGACCGGTTCGTGATCGTGCTGGACGTCAGCCACCTGTTCGGGTCCGACGAAACCATGCTGCTTGTCCCCGCGGCGTCCGTCGCGGCGGGATGA
- a CDS encoding methyl-accepting chemotaxis protein: protein MFANMKIRSRLIILLLAMAVPLVLVTWLGDRGMGQINASLRTVYNDRTVCLVQLGIIVDNIGRIRGRMLESSISSSTELRRENNAVIANLRKEIDKQWAGYLSTASTPKEKETSDKAGIAMAAYMKFVDSAAAVLGGTPDAAAIAALQNQLQVEARELALTVNVTMRTLIDFQDQISRAEYEKSTETYDATRIQNILAVLIGTAAAIVLATLIVRSITVSIAAMVRTMGAIAERRMSTVIDGRGRKDEIGDMARSLHTVNENQKAIAGVADQLARGDLTVTIVPLCDEDQLGIALRTMVEKLRGVVGESIHAAQNVAAGSEQLSSGAEQLSQGATEQASATEEAASSMEEMAANIKQTADNASQTERIARQSAKDAQTSGVAVERAVTAMQTIAEKITVVQEIARQTDLLALNAAVEAARAGEHGRGFAVVASEVRKLAERSQAAAAEINALSSETVKVAQEAGQMLGKLVPDIKRTAELVEEISAACREQDTGANQVNLAIQQLDKVTQQNAAASEEMSATSVELASQAEQLQNTIAFFTLGEDGRAVVNAAATVHRPPHKTAPVAHLSAARAKAAVRPAAPKAETVKKAKAARVAGGDGFVIDMDAEDAEFQRY from the coding sequence ATGTTCGCCAACATGAAGATCCGCTCGCGGCTGATCATCCTGCTACTGGCCATGGCGGTGCCGCTGGTGCTGGTCACCTGGCTGGGCGACCGGGGCATGGGGCAGATCAACGCCTCGCTGCGGACGGTCTACAACGACCGCACGGTCTGTCTGGTCCAGCTTGGCATCATCGTGGACAACATCGGCCGCATCCGCGGGCGGATGCTGGAAAGCTCCATCTCCTCCAGCACCGAGCTGCGGCGGGAAAACAACGCGGTCATCGCCAATCTGCGCAAGGAGATCGACAAGCAGTGGGCGGGCTATCTCTCCACCGCCTCGACGCCCAAGGAGAAGGAGACGTCGGACAAGGCCGGCATCGCCATGGCCGCCTACATGAAATTCGTGGACAGCGCCGCCGCGGTGCTGGGCGGCACCCCGGACGCCGCCGCCATCGCCGCGCTGCAAAACCAGCTTCAGGTCGAAGCCCGCGAACTGGCTCTGACCGTCAACGTCACCATGCGCACCCTGATCGATTTCCAGGATCAGATTTCCCGCGCCGAGTATGAGAAATCCACCGAGACGTACGACGCCACCCGCATCCAGAACATCCTGGCCGTGCTGATCGGCACCGCCGCCGCCATCGTGCTCGCCACCTTGATCGTGCGCTCGATCACCGTGTCCATCGCCGCCATGGTGCGGACCATGGGCGCCATCGCCGAACGGCGCATGAGCACCGTCATCGACGGGCGCGGCCGCAAGGACGAGATCGGCGACATGGCCCGCTCGCTCCACACCGTCAATGAAAACCAGAAAGCCATCGCCGGCGTCGCCGACCAGCTCGCCAGGGGCGACCTGACCGTCACCATCGTGCCGCTGTGCGACGAAGACCAGTTGGGCATCGCGCTGAGGACCATGGTGGAAAAGCTGCGCGGGGTGGTGGGCGAATCCATCCACGCCGCCCAGAACGTGGCCGCCGGCAGCGAACAGCTTTCCTCGGGCGCCGAACAGTTGAGCCAGGGCGCCACCGAACAGGCGTCGGCCACCGAAGAGGCCGCCTCGTCCATGGAGGAGATGGCCGCCAACATCAAGCAGACCGCCGACAACGCCAGCCAGACCGAAAGGATCGCCCGCCAGTCGGCCAAGGACGCCCAGACCAGCGGTGTGGCGGTGGAACGCGCGGTCACCGCCATGCAGACCATCGCCGAGAAGATCACGGTGGTGCAGGAAATCGCCCGCCAGACCGACCTGTTGGCCCTGAACGCCGCGGTGGAGGCGGCGCGGGCCGGCGAGCATGGCCGCGGGTTCGCCGTGGTGGCGTCGGAGGTGCGCAAGCTGGCCGAACGCAGCCAGGCCGCCGCCGCCGAGATCAACGCCCTGTCGTCGGAAACCGTCAAGGTGGCGCAGGAAGCCGGCCAGATGCTGGGCAAGCTGGTGCCCGACATCAAGCGCACCGCCGAACTGGTGGAGGAAATCTCCGCCGCCTGCCGGGAACAGGACACCGGCGCCAATCAGGTCAACCTCGCCATCCAGCAGTTGGACAAGGTGACCCAGCAGAACGCCGCCGCGTCGGAAGAGATGTCGGCCACCTCGGTCGAGCTGGCGTCCCAGGCCGAGCAGCTCCAGAACACCATCGCCTTCTTCACCCTGGGCGAGGACGGCAGGGCCGTGGTGAACGCGGCAGCCACCGTCCACCGTCCGCCGCACAAGACGGCCCCGGTGGCCCACCTGTCCGCCGCCCGCGCCAAGGCCGCCGTCCGTCCCGCCGCCCCCAAGGCCGAGACGGTGAAAAAGGCCAAGGCCGCGCGGGTGGCCGGCGGTGACGGCTTCGTCATCGACATGGACGCCGAGGACGCCGAGTTCCAGCGGTACTGA
- a CDS encoding chemotaxis protein CheW, with product MTSDTVTPDTASRGPAAPAPVLRAPAASPPMEMLTMALAGEMFALDAIIVSEILDLIPITAVPNAPDHAPGLINVRGKVVPLVDLRVLFGMPCGQHTIDTRIVVIEVTVDGEPTTVGILADKVYEVAGTGPHVIEAPPRVGMRWRPEFIRGIGRRNGEFLIILDIDRVFATGEP from the coding sequence ATGACCAGCGATACCGTCACCCCCGATACCGCATCCCGCGGCCCGGCGGCCCCCGCCCCGGTCCTGCGGGCCCCGGCGGCGTCACCGCCCATGGAGATGCTGACCATGGCCCTGGCCGGCGAGATGTTCGCCCTGGACGCCATCATCGTCAGCGAAATCCTGGACCTGATCCCCATCACCGCCGTGCCCAACGCCCCCGACCACGCCCCCGGCCTGATCAACGTGCGGGGCAAGGTGGTGCCGCTGGTGGACCTGCGGGTGCTGTTCGGCATGCCGTGCGGCCAGCACACCATCGACACCCGCATCGTGGTGATCGAGGTCACCGTGGACGGGGAGCCCACCACGGTCGGCATCCTGGCCGACAAGGTTTACGAGGTGGCCGGCACCGGCCCCCACGTCATCGAAGCCCCGCCGCGCGTCGGCATGCGCTGGCGCCCCGAATTCATCCGCGGCATCGGCCGCCGGAACGGTGAATTCCTCATCATTCTCGACATCGACCGGGTTTTCGCCACCGGCGAACCGTAA